A window of the Schlesneria paludicola DSM 18645 genome harbors these coding sequences:
- a CDS encoding secretin N-terminal domain-containing protein: MDHHKSITVFSRIVAFALFAGILAFGPVSSFGQDGTEPSIESSFVRLADPKIAEALKLTDEQRGKVAGLITARAEAIGKAAPADRPQVIAQNETELSAILNDEQRVLFAKEMTLPRLRFNFRFQRWTDVLEWFAKQSDLSLVLDAPPPGTFNYSDSKEYTTVEALDLLNGVLSTKGYTLIRRGRMLLVIDIQEGIPDGLIPRITPEELEKRGRFELVTVMFPLGDHDPQAVKTEITPLLGPFGKSVLLAQTKQLLVTDTAGIVRAISNVIASMPGNAKPNPQPEPVLGVYPMLDVDAKTAEEVLIKMFPGAKIAADVKAEQINAYASPKDQAAIKATIEQMQAQNPPEKKPRLEVYPVRDQDTAQLMSNLALVAPTARISFDVRERQIVAFATPKDQVNLKAAIEKLATPGAVEKMRQMEVYRLTRAEPSAAMALLQSLLPQAKFSLDSQTRRIVAVATPDDHKAIQGILDQLQSMEPGPDTQSVQFYPLDHPLPPSSLAVLTTLAPKAQITSNLEAKQLQVLASPADQALIKKTLEDLLKGVPPQEKRQMTIYPATQAQRTRFNSILPSLMIEFPDIRAVVETERNEIAIWAKPAQHELLKPILDSLTAEGLDGKKLQLVSHALRSADLTATMTILKTVAPDAKVSFDTANRMLIAIASADDHQSIKDAIEKLQPGDLGTDAPVLRFYPLAQPVPPTALALFTKLTPKATVTLDPEGKWLQVIATAADHVLMKSTLDELVKDLPVQEKREMTIYPATQAQKTRFTSILPSLATDFPDIRSIVEIDRNEIAIWAKPAQHEKLKRLIDSLAAEGMEIQKTELVSHPLRSADLTAAMTILKTVAPNAKVSFDTQNRLLVAVATPEDHQAIKNAIEKLQPGDLGPDAPILHFYPLAHPLPPTALTVFTKLTPKATVTLDPDGKWLQVVATSTDHALIKSNLDQQFKDLPADTPVLRFYPLERQLPASVLTVFTRLAPKASVTPDPDGKWLQVVASAADHALIKRNLDEQFKELPALEKRKMVIYPVSAAQRARFLAALTTLTTDLPDIRVVPDSGANELSIWAKPAQHLVISDILEELKREAPAAERNQLISYPLKFADPTTTSAVLQTLFPGVKINVDTSTNRVLIWTRPADHQAIKQALDELDGENLSESKDRVQVYPIPEIDPEVAAAFLQSVLPKVRLMKDAKARTIVAWGKKADHELIAKTITTMRATANGDQKQRLKIYPAGKINAANMIEVLRVTFPNAKLAVDARTGGLAALGTPAEQEEIESAISQMVAQAIGETGKFVTYRLFKTERKVAIQILTQAVPEAKISSGEDPTQLMAWARPDDHVTIERIITQLESESAPNKNFELKIYSVKSGNATLLQPLIGRAIPKAMVNPSSEPNRMIIWALPTDHALIEQIVKQFDSEHAPDHKIEFYDVHNLDADAALRLVQTLLQKQGTGSTVSLIPGTNQLFVEARPIQHDQIRTALMGLKPVPELEFETFQLETIDPFAAETIVRRMFSNSRTGPAPVVDSDATSQRLYVRGTQEQVARVRELLDKMGEHGSSTPGNTTNRRVRVIPFTGDAAAAVSEIQQIWPKLRSNPLRVAPSPVKSKLLSPRSQTEPDSNALPSSDEPKSLNQPKNPAPAAPTPNQDNTEVHPQRGRKLNAVSPKGKNFSNTVGNRDSKPQEPAHSSVPEMKLVSLKQDADAPPQDNTDAAPPIVIMPRDGTITVFSDDVEALEQLEKLLRALSQPTEIGGRGFAVYALKYAGATSIAETIQKSLRLQAGGGGGGSRTSAPTVVADERLNAIVVHANRADRAAIESLIETLDSSEISNSFAANRPRRIALKHGSATQIQRVLQQVYKTQLSTGGGRKELPIPAGLPPQIAATLQQMNALNTGPLLSLSVDEVTNSIVVMAPAALAEQVTTMIEELDQAALSENAQGMNMISTQRMSSQRAQKVLNQILEKSRQRRP; this comes from the coding sequence GAGGGAATTCCAGACGGCTTGATTCCTCGGATTACTCCTGAGGAACTCGAAAAGCGAGGTCGGTTTGAGCTGGTCACGGTGATGTTTCCATTGGGAGATCACGATCCCCAGGCGGTCAAGACAGAAATCACGCCACTGCTTGGCCCGTTCGGCAAGAGTGTCCTGCTGGCGCAGACCAAACAACTGCTCGTGACTGATACGGCCGGAATCGTTCGAGCCATCAGCAACGTGATCGCATCAATGCCCGGAAACGCGAAACCAAACCCACAACCCGAGCCTGTCCTGGGCGTCTATCCGATGCTCGACGTCGACGCGAAAACGGCCGAGGAAGTCCTGATCAAAATGTTTCCGGGAGCCAAGATCGCGGCCGACGTAAAGGCCGAGCAGATCAATGCCTATGCATCCCCCAAAGATCAGGCCGCGATCAAGGCGACCATCGAGCAGATGCAGGCTCAGAACCCGCCAGAGAAGAAACCACGCCTCGAAGTCTATCCAGTTCGTGACCAAGACACGGCGCAACTGATGTCGAATCTGGCACTGGTGGCCCCCACCGCACGAATTAGCTTCGATGTCCGCGAACGTCAGATCGTTGCCTTTGCGACCCCCAAAGACCAGGTGAACTTGAAAGCGGCCATCGAGAAGCTCGCGACGCCCGGTGCGGTCGAGAAGATGCGGCAGATGGAAGTTTATCGTTTGACCCGTGCGGAACCGTCCGCGGCAATGGCGCTGCTGCAAAGCCTGCTGCCGCAGGCCAAATTCTCGCTCGATTCTCAAACCCGTCGAATCGTGGCGGTCGCAACTCCCGACGACCACAAGGCGATTCAAGGTATTCTCGATCAACTCCAGTCGATGGAACCCGGACCCGATACGCAGTCGGTCCAGTTTTATCCGCTCGATCATCCTCTGCCGCCCTCATCGCTGGCCGTGCTGACGACTCTGGCTCCCAAAGCGCAGATCACGTCCAACCTCGAGGCCAAACAACTGCAAGTTCTCGCAAGCCCCGCCGATCAGGCACTCATCAAAAAGACGCTCGAGGATCTCTTAAAAGGTGTACCGCCACAAGAAAAGCGGCAGATGACCATTTATCCCGCAACACAAGCGCAGCGAACTCGTTTCAACAGCATCCTGCCTAGCTTGATGATCGAATTCCCGGATATTCGCGCCGTTGTGGAAACCGAACGGAATGAAATTGCGATTTGGGCGAAGCCAGCGCAACATGAGTTATTGAAACCAATCCTCGATTCGCTGACGGCAGAAGGATTAGATGGCAAAAAATTGCAATTGGTCTCGCATGCCCTGCGATCGGCAGACCTGACGGCGACCATGACCATCTTGAAGACCGTCGCACCGGACGCAAAGGTGTCGTTCGATACGGCGAATCGTATGCTGATTGCAATCGCCTCTGCGGATGACCATCAGTCGATCAAAGACGCCATCGAGAAGCTGCAGCCAGGGGATTTGGGTACCGACGCACCGGTCCTGCGATTCTATCCGCTCGCGCAACCCGTTCCTCCGACGGCATTGGCGTTGTTCACAAAGCTGACACCGAAAGCGACGGTGACACTCGACCCGGAAGGCAAATGGCTGCAAGTGATCGCGACGGCCGCCGATCACGTACTGATGAAATCGACACTGGACGAATTGGTGAAAGACCTGCCCGTGCAAGAGAAGCGGGAAATGACGATCTACCCCGCGACTCAAGCGCAGAAGACGCGCTTCACCAGCATCCTGCCCTCGCTCGCAACCGATTTCCCGGACATTCGTTCCATCGTCGAAATTGATCGCAACGAAATTGCGATCTGGGCCAAGCCCGCGCAACACGAAAAGTTGAAACGACTCATCGATTCGCTGGCAGCAGAAGGAATGGAAATCCAGAAAACGGAATTGGTTTCCCACCCCTTGCGATCTGCGGACCTGACGGCGGCGATGACGATCCTGAAGACCGTCGCTCCCAATGCCAAAGTATCATTCGACACGCAGAACCGCCTGCTTGTCGCCGTCGCGACGCCAGAAGACCATCAGGCAATCAAGAATGCCATTGAGAAGCTGCAACCGGGAGACTTGGGCCCCGACGCACCCATTCTGCACTTTTACCCCCTGGCGCATCCGCTTCCACCAACCGCACTGACTGTGTTCACGAAGCTGACGCCGAAAGCGACAGTCACGCTTGATCCGGACGGCAAATGGTTGCAAGTGGTCGCCACGAGCACCGACCATGCGTTGATCAAAAGTAACCTGGACCAACAATTCAAAGACTTGCCCGCGGACACACCGGTCCTTCGTTTCTATCCGCTGGAACGACAACTGCCGGCGAGTGTGTTGACCGTCTTCACGCGGCTGGCCCCTAAAGCGAGCGTCACACCTGACCCCGATGGCAAGTGGTTGCAAGTCGTCGCATCGGCCGCCGATCACGCACTCATCAAACGCAACCTCGACGAGCAATTCAAAGAACTGCCCGCACTCGAGAAACGCAAAATGGTGATCTATCCCGTCAGCGCTGCGCAGCGAGCCCGCTTCCTGGCGGCTCTCACGACCCTGACGACAGATCTTCCAGACATTCGCGTCGTACCGGACTCTGGCGCAAACGAACTTTCCATCTGGGCTAAGCCTGCTCAGCACCTTGTCATCAGCGACATTCTCGAGGAATTGAAACGCGAGGCCCCCGCGGCCGAACGGAATCAGTTGATTTCTTATCCATTGAAGTTCGCCGACCCAACTACGACGTCGGCCGTGCTTCAAACGCTGTTTCCCGGCGTCAAAATCAATGTCGACACCTCAACGAACCGCGTGTTGATCTGGACACGTCCCGCCGATCATCAGGCGATCAAGCAGGCGCTTGACGAGCTTGACGGAGAGAATCTGAGTGAAAGCAAAGATCGCGTTCAGGTGTATCCCATACCCGAAATCGATCCCGAAGTGGCTGCGGCCTTCCTGCAATCCGTTCTTCCCAAAGTTCGGCTGATGAAGGATGCCAAAGCCCGAACAATCGTGGCCTGGGGAAAGAAAGCGGATCATGAACTGATTGCGAAAACCATCACCACGATGCGTGCGACGGCCAATGGTGACCAGAAGCAGCGTTTGAAGATTTATCCAGCCGGGAAAATCAACGCGGCGAATATGATCGAAGTTCTGCGCGTCACATTCCCAAATGCGAAGCTGGCCGTCGACGCGCGCACCGGTGGACTCGCCGCACTTGGCACCCCAGCGGAACAAGAGGAAATCGAATCCGCCATCAGTCAAATGGTGGCCCAGGCCATCGGCGAAACCGGAAAGTTCGTGACCTATCGACTGTTCAAGACCGAGCGAAAAGTTGCCATCCAGATCCTGACCCAAGCCGTACCCGAAGCGAAAATCTCCTCCGGCGAGGATCCCACTCAATTGATGGCGTGGGCGCGCCCCGATGACCATGTGACGATCGAACGAATTATCACGCAGTTGGAGTCGGAATCGGCGCCCAACAAGAACTTCGAACTCAAAATCTATTCCGTCAAGTCTGGGAACGCCACGCTGTTGCAGCCACTCATCGGTCGCGCCATTCCGAAAGCGATGGTCAATCCGAGTTCCGAACCCAACCGCATGATTATCTGGGCGCTGCCCACCGACCACGCGCTCATTGAGCAGATTGTGAAACAGTTCGACTCCGAACATGCTCCCGATCACAAGATCGAGTTTTATGATGTTCACAACCTCGATGCAGATGCCGCGCTGCGGCTGGTTCAAACGCTATTGCAGAAACAAGGCACCGGGTCGACGGTTTCATTGATTCCGGGAACCAACCAGCTGTTCGTCGAAGCACGTCCCATTCAACATGATCAGATCCGAACGGCACTCATGGGATTGAAGCCGGTCCCCGAATTGGAATTCGAAACATTCCAACTCGAGACGATTGATCCGTTCGCGGCAGAAACGATCGTCCGCCGGATGTTCTCGAATTCGCGGACAGGCCCTGCGCCGGTCGTCGACTCCGATGCGACGTCGCAGCGGCTGTATGTCCGCGGAACTCAGGAGCAGGTTGCTCGCGTTCGGGAATTGCTCGACAAGATGGGCGAGCACGGCAGTTCGACTCCCGGCAACACGACCAATCGGCGCGTACGCGTGATCCCTTTCACGGGCGATGCCGCTGCGGCGGTTTCCGAGATTCAGCAAATCTGGCCAAAACTCCGTTCGAATCCACTTCGCGTTGCGCCCTCCCCCGTCAAATCCAAACTGCTGAGCCCGCGTAGTCAGACCGAACCCGATTCGAATGCTCTTCCGTCATCCGATGAACCAAAATCGTTGAATCAACCGAAGAACCCCGCGCCCGCGGCGCCTACCCCAAACCAGGACAACACCGAGGTCCATCCGCAACGCGGTCGTAAATTGAACGCGGTGTCGCCTAAAGGGAAGAACTTTTCAAATACGGTCGGCAACCGTGATTCCAAGCCCCAAGAGCCAGCGCACAGTTCGGTGCCCGAAATGAAACTAGTCTCGTTGAAACAGGACGCGGATGCACCGCCGCAAGACAATACGGATGCGGCACCACCGATTGTGATCATGCCACGCGATGGCACGATCACCGTTTTTTCGGACGATGTCGAAGCGTTGGAGCAATTGGAAAAGCTCTTGCGTGCATTGTCGCAACCGACCGAGATCGGAGGACGTGGATTCGCCGTCTATGCGTTGAAATACGCCGGGGCCACGTCAATCGCCGAAACGATTCAGAAATCTCTGCGTCTACAGGCTGGCGGTGGTGGTGGCGGAAGCCGGACGTCCGCACCGACGGTCGTCGCCGACGAACGATTGAATGCGATCGTAGTGCATGCGAACCGCGCGGATCGCGCTGCGATTGAAAGCCTGATCGAGACATTGGACTCGTCGGAAATCTCCAACTCGTTCGCCGCGAACCGTCCTCGAAGAATCGCGCTCAAACATGGATCTGCGACACAAATCCAGCGTGTGCTGCAACAGGTCTACAAAACACAGCTCAGCACGGGGGGTGGTCGAAAAGAACTTCCAATCCCTGCCGGATTGCCACCACAGATCGCCGCGACGCTGCAGCAGATGAATGCATTGAACACTGGACCACTGCTTAGCCTGAGCGTCGATGAAGTGACCAACTCGATCGTCGTCATGGCCCCCGCAGCGCTCGCCGAGCAGGTCACCACGATGATTGAAGAACTCGATCAAGCTGCCCTCAGCGAAAACGCTCAGGGAATGAACATGATCTCAACACAACGCATGAGCTCTCAACGGGCGCAAAAGGTACTCAACCAGATTCTCGAGAAGTCACGCCAACGTCGTCCCTGA
- a CDS encoding EF-hand domain-containing protein: protein MIRIIWASRLSSIFAYLFASGVMGVIQTTIGRWSCAQVRHLLTVVAVWLVITVRSSIGADGQVEVRGPAPEGIAPRNSMKKQASVPSAPTKVVRYAERLLEKYDLNRDGILQKDEWMAMHGHPEFIDINRDGNISLDELNNWVADYGRRKRLGVPFEPEPATEQVVTTTNSPLSKPDATSNPADELASSAASTTTTPLANGDRRRDSKFFVPSNRLPAGLPEWFIAKDLDGDGQLTVSEYSPTSNSQELVDFAKLDANGDGVMTAKECVGKPAAKPAKKVADSANEGSSNDGGQTQAKPSRSRRKASTTP from the coding sequence ATGATTCGTATAATCTGGGCGAGCCGTCTTTCATCGATTTTTGCTTACTTGTTTGCGAGTGGTGTGATGGGTGTGATTCAGACGACAATCGGCCGATGGTCTTGCGCGCAGGTACGCCATCTCCTGACCGTGGTCGCGGTTTGGCTGGTGATTACAGTCCGCAGTTCGATCGGCGCCGATGGCCAAGTCGAAGTGCGTGGGCCGGCGCCCGAGGGGATCGCGCCGCGAAATTCGATGAAGAAGCAGGCAAGCGTGCCATCCGCTCCGACCAAAGTGGTCCGGTACGCGGAACGGTTGCTTGAGAAGTATGACCTGAATCGCGACGGGATTTTGCAAAAAGACGAATGGATGGCGATGCATGGCCATCCCGAATTCATCGATATCAATCGGGATGGCAACATCAGTCTGGATGAATTGAACAATTGGGTTGCGGACTATGGACGACGCAAACGTCTCGGTGTTCCGTTCGAACCCGAGCCCGCGACAGAGCAGGTGGTCACGACGACAAACTCCCCGTTGTCCAAGCCGGACGCCACTTCCAATCCCGCTGACGAACTTGCGTCGTCTGCTGCTTCGACCACCACAACGCCCTTGGCGAACGGCGATCGACGAAGGGATTCCAAGTTCTTTGTGCCGAGTAACCGCCTGCCCGCTGGGCTGCCGGAATGGTTTATCGCCAAAGATCTGGATGGTGATGGACAATTGACTGTCAGTGAATATTCTCCCACATCAAACTCGCAGGAACTCGTCGATTTCGCGAAGCTCGATGCCAACGGTGACGGTGTCATGACCGCCAAGGAGTGCGTGGGAAAACCCGCTGCAAAGCCGGCCAAGAAAGTGGCCGACTCAGCAAATGAAGGAAGTTCAAACGATGGCGGTCAGACTCAGGCAAAGCCGAGTCGAAGTCGTCGAAAAGCCTCGACCACGCCCTGA
- a CDS encoding GspE/PulE family protein, producing MMQSAQLVSGPRLLDAHEFQIARDSQVTHGTLEKVAGTLGFESEELAVRSVAMTLGLDFVDLSTTEADLTLVEKFPVKLIHRYGVFPLSRKDDSLVVVTGNPFDLHALDAVGSAVGCSVIPVVALPWEVAKLVKANLGVGAEMIDGLIAQTETDDDNVEVLDELEWDRSEASQMAQQASVVNLVNEILCEAVDARTSDIHIESQATGVKIRYRIDGVLQTQPMPPEINRFQAAIISRLKIMAKMNIAEKRIPQDGRIKLKVSRREVDIRVSVIPMLHGESIVMRVLDKDAMKFSLRGIGMDQDIYDRFSRVIRLPHGIVLVTGPTGSGKTTTLYSSLAEIKDEETKIITTEDPIEYQLDGINQIQVHAKVGMTFAASLRAILRHDPDVVLVGEIRDQETAENAIQASLTGHLVFSTLHTNDAAGAFMRLADMGVEPFLVGSTIEGVMAQRLVRTLCKACCAPHEPAPEEIPADFPMEEVRKSGLQLFKNVGCRSCRGTGYSGRVGLYEFLEANDEIRSMVTERASSTAVKKIAMKSGMRTLRQDGWLKVMRGQTTLAEVLRATKAD from the coding sequence ATGATGCAAAGCGCCCAACTTGTGAGCGGGCCCCGACTATTGGATGCTCACGAGTTTCAAATTGCACGTGACTCTCAGGTCACCCACGGAACCTTGGAAAAGGTGGCGGGGACGCTCGGCTTTGAATCAGAAGAATTGGCCGTTCGTTCTGTCGCGATGACGCTGGGTTTGGACTTTGTCGATCTCTCTACGACCGAAGCCGACCTGACCCTGGTTGAGAAATTCCCGGTCAAGCTGATTCACCGCTACGGCGTCTTTCCTCTCAGCCGTAAAGACGATTCTCTGGTTGTGGTGACCGGCAACCCATTCGACTTGCACGCTCTTGACGCCGTCGGTTCAGCCGTCGGCTGCAGCGTGATTCCTGTGGTGGCCCTTCCCTGGGAAGTCGCCAAGCTCGTCAAAGCGAATCTCGGCGTTGGCGCCGAAATGATCGATGGTTTGATTGCGCAGACAGAGACCGACGACGACAACGTCGAGGTTCTCGACGAGTTGGAATGGGATCGTTCCGAAGCATCACAGATGGCGCAGCAGGCGTCGGTGGTGAATCTTGTGAATGAAATCCTGTGCGAAGCGGTCGATGCTCGAACCAGCGATATCCATATCGAATCACAAGCGACCGGCGTGAAGATCCGCTATCGAATCGATGGTGTGCTGCAGACGCAGCCGATGCCACCCGAGATCAACCGCTTCCAAGCCGCAATCATCAGCCGCCTGAAGATCATGGCGAAGATGAATATCGCCGAAAAACGCATCCCACAGGACGGTCGCATCAAGTTGAAGGTGTCACGTCGCGAAGTCGACATTCGCGTTTCCGTGATTCCCATGCTGCATGGCGAAAGCATCGTCATGCGCGTGCTGGACAAAGACGCCATGAAGTTCTCGCTTCGCGGGATCGGCATGGATCAGGATATCTACGATCGCTTCAGTCGAGTGATTCGTCTGCCTCACGGAATCGTGCTGGTGACCGGCCCCACGGGCTCGGGAAAAACGACGACGCTTTATAGCTCGCTGGCCGAAATCAAGGACGAAGAAACCAAGATCATCACGACGGAAGACCCGATCGAGTATCAACTCGACGGGATTAACCAGATCCAGGTTCATGCCAAGGTGGGGATGACATTTGCCGCCAGCTTGCGAGCCATCCTTCGTCACGACCCCGACGTCGTTCTTGTCGGGGAAATTCGAGACCAGGAAACGGCCGAGAACGCGATTCAAGCATCACTGACCGGCCACCTCGTATTCAGCACGCTTCACACGAACGATGCAGCCGGTGCCTTCATGCGACTGGCTGATATGGGCGTCGAACCGTTTCTGGTTGGCAGCACGATCGAAGGTGTGATGGCGCAGCGGCTGGTCCGCACGCTGTGCAAAGCCTGCTGCGCCCCCCATGAGCCCGCCCCCGAAGAAATTCCTGCGGACTTCCCGATGGAGGAAGTACGGAAGAGCGGCCTGCAACTTTTCAAGAATGTCGGCTGCCGCAGTTGTCGCGGAACGGGTTACTCGGGCCGCGTCGGCTTGTACGAATTCCTGGAAGCCAACGATGAAATTCGGTCCATGGTGACGGAACGAGCGTCGTCAACGGCGGTAAAAAAGATTGCGATGAAAAGCGGCATGCGAACGCTGCGACAAGATGGTTGGTTAAAAGTCATGAGAGGTCAGACAACGCTCGCCGAAGTCCTTCGTGCCACGAAGGCCGATTAA